Proteins from one Mycteria americana isolate JAX WOST 10 ecotype Jacksonville Zoo and Gardens chromosome 1, USCA_MyAme_1.0, whole genome shotgun sequence genomic window:
- the C1H11orf87 gene encoding uncharacterized protein C11orf87 homolog codes for MSAKLSKELRLSLPPCLLNRTSATLNTSSTCITQVGQLFQSFSSTLVLIVLVTLIFCLILLSLTTFHIHKRKMKKRKMQKAQEEYERDHCTHSSSSGSQHPGTGVQGEAPQGRDSRLGRPPQDSEIQRLSPSAAPSSQQARACLDTAGAGLLQTVILS; via the coding sequence ATGAGTGCCAAGCTCTCCAAGGAGTTGAGGCTGTCCCTGCCACCTTGTCTTCTGAACAGGACGTCTGCCACCTTAAACACCAGCAGCACCTGCATCACGCAAGTGGGTCAACTCTTCCAGTCCTTCTCATCCACCCTGGTTTTAATTGTTCTGGTGACCCTCATCTTCTGCCTGATCCTCCTCTCCCTCACCACCTTTCACATCCacaagaggaagatgaagaagcgGAAAATGCAAAAGGCTCAGGAGGAGTATGAACGGGACCACTGCACCCACAGCAGCAGTAGTGGCAGCCAGCACCCTGGGACAggggtgcagggagaggcacCCCAAGGAAGAGACAGCCGGCTGGGAAGACCCCCCCAGGACTCGGAGATCCAGCGCCTCTCTCCCTCGGCAGCCCCGAGCTCTCAGCAAGCACGGGCTTGTTTGGACACAGCTGGTGCGGGGCTCTTGCAGACGGTGATTTTGTCATGA